A single genomic interval of Rhodopseudomonas palustris harbors:
- a CDS encoding AEC family transporter, whose protein sequence is MIDILNLALPYFGLIFVGFACGRWKKLPEQGLVWMNFFLVFVSLPALFFRIMSKTPFEELNNLPFVLATTLATAIAFFLSGMLGRLIGKLSMREATMAALSGGYGNIGYMGPGLALAVLGTQAAAPTALIFCFDTIFLFSIVPLGMALTAADKRPLIPTIIAVLREILFHPLIVAAYCGAAAAAFHVELPVAVDKMLAFLQNAAAPVALFTLGVTVALRPFGRVPWEIPSLVAVKLLLHPVIAFCLVLAFGPFSPEWAATAVLMASLPPALNVFVIARQYNTWVEPASVAVLIGTFVSVVTLTTVMWLIRTGQIPFPG, encoded by the coding sequence ATGATCGATATTCTCAACCTCGCTCTGCCGTATTTCGGTCTGATCTTCGTCGGCTTTGCCTGCGGACGCTGGAAGAAACTGCCCGAACAGGGGCTGGTTTGGATGAATTTTTTCCTCGTATTCGTCTCCCTGCCGGCGCTGTTCTTCCGGATCATGTCGAAGACGCCGTTCGAGGAACTGAACAACCTGCCGTTTGTGCTGGCGACCACGCTGGCAACCGCGATCGCCTTCTTCCTGTCAGGGATGCTGGGCCGGCTGATCGGCAAGCTGTCGATGCGGGAAGCGACGATGGCGGCGCTGTCCGGCGGCTACGGCAATATCGGCTATATGGGGCCGGGCTTAGCGCTGGCGGTGCTTGGCACGCAGGCGGCGGCGCCGACCGCGCTGATCTTCTGTTTCGACACCATCTTCCTGTTTTCGATCGTGCCGCTCGGCATGGCGCTGACCGCCGCCGACAAACGGCCTCTGATCCCGACTATCATCGCGGTGCTGCGCGAAATCCTGTTCCACCCACTGATCGTCGCCGCGTATTGCGGCGCGGCGGCCGCAGCGTTTCATGTCGAGCTGCCGGTCGCCGTCGATAAGATGCTGGCGTTTCTGCAGAACGCCGCTGCTCCCGTGGCGCTGTTCACGCTCGGCGTCACCGTGGCGCTACGGCCGTTCGGTCGGGTGCCGTGGGAGATCCCGAGCCTGGTGGCAGTCAAGCTGCTGCTGCACCCGGTGATCGCGTTTTGTCTTGTGCTGGCGTTCGGGCCGTTCTCGCCCGAATGGGCGGCTACTGCGGTGCTGATGGCGTCACTGCCGCCGGCGCTGAACGTGTTCGTGATCGCCCGCCAATACAATACCTGGGTAGAGCCGGCATCGGTCGCGGTGCTGATCGGCACCTTCGTGTCGGTGGTGACGCTCACCACCGTGATGTGGCTGATCCGGACCGGTCAGATCCCGTTCCCCGGCTAG
- the pcsA gene encoding phosphatidylcholine synthase, which produces MTQLDPSPLPPGSGTRRAAALGVHLFTAFGAAIALLAMLEAVRQHWAGMFAWLGLALLIDAIDGPLARRLDVARLQPRWSGDVLDLVVDFLTYVFVPAYAITASGLLLPIAAPLLGVGIVISSAMYFADRRMKTDDNHFRGFPALWNAAAFYLFLLHPPAIVGSLGIAALIGLTFVPFRVVHPVRVARLRGLTLALIALWAVLAAYAIVRDFEVPLPVTILLCAVALYVCLADTLIRLFRRAPR; this is translated from the coding sequence ATGACCCAGCTGGACCCATCGCCATTGCCGCCCGGATCGGGCACTCGCCGCGCCGCCGCGCTCGGCGTGCACCTGTTCACGGCCTTCGGCGCGGCGATCGCGTTGCTGGCGATGCTGGAAGCGGTGCGCCAGCATTGGGCCGGGATGTTCGCCTGGCTCGGGCTGGCGCTACTGATCGACGCGATCGACGGTCCGCTGGCGCGCCGCCTGGACGTCGCGCGGCTGCAGCCGCGATGGTCGGGCGATGTGCTCGATCTGGTGGTCGACTTCCTCACCTACGTGTTCGTGCCGGCCTATGCGATCACCGCGAGTGGTCTGCTGTTGCCGATCGCAGCGCCGCTGCTCGGCGTCGGCATCGTGATCAGTTCGGCGATGTACTTCGCGGACCGCCGGATGAAGACCGACGATAATCACTTCCGCGGCTTTCCGGCGCTCTGGAACGCAGCAGCGTTCTATCTGTTCTTGCTGCACCCGCCGGCGATCGTCGGCAGCCTGGGAATAGCAGCGTTGATCGGGCTGACGTTTGTGCCGTTTCGTGTGGTGCATCCGGTGCGTGTTGCGCGATTGCGCGGGCTGACGCTGGCGCTGATCGCGTTGTGGGCGGTGCTCGCCGCCTATGCAATTGTCCGCGACTTCGAAGTCCCGCTGCCGGTAACGATCCTGCTGTGCGCGGTAGCCCTCTACGTCTGCCTCGCCGACACCCTCATTCGCTTATTCCGACGAGCCCCCCGATGA
- a CDS encoding extracellular solute-binding protein has protein sequence MGRAESDHRFIRRIKALAAALAIGTGCLAGVTTAGAESVVTPTPGIVSHAIAMHGKPAQPADFAAMPYVKPDAPKGGRMIAGVVGAFDSLNPLIVKGIAVQQMRGYVIESLLARGHDEPFTLYGLLARSVETDDVRSYVTFRIDPRARFSDGKPVTAEDVLFSWKLLRDKGRPNLRLYYRKVASAEALDPLTVRFDFGGAPDRELPLILGLMPVLPHHAVDPDSFEETSLKPPLGSGPYRVTHVQAGTSVTLTRDPNYWGRDLPINRGLWNFDEVRIDYFRESNAQFEAFKRGLYDFRVETDPLRWSEGYDFPAARRGDVIRDAIKPGTPEPTDTLVFNTRRPVFADVRVREALLNLFDFEWINRNYFFGLYTRTAGFFGGSELSAYGRTADEGERKLLQPYLPRLRADILDGSFRLPESDGSGRDRAGLRRALDLLEQAGYQLDGTVLRKRDTRQPLTFELLVTTREQERIALAFARDLKRAGITVSVRTVDAVQFDQRRLAYDFDMIPNRWDQSLSPGNEQSFYWGSDAADTPGTRNYMGAKDPAIDAMIAALLRARGRTDFVDAVRALDRVLISGFYVVPVYSVREQWIARWNRLERPKATALTGYLPETWWYRPPPQQPPQR, from the coding sequence GTGGGACGCGCCGAATCAGATCATCGCTTCATCCGCCGGATTAAGGCCCTTGCCGCCGCGCTCGCGATCGGTACCGGCTGCCTCGCGGGCGTAACGACGGCCGGCGCCGAGTCGGTCGTGACTCCGACACCCGGAATCGTCAGCCACGCCATCGCAATGCACGGCAAGCCCGCGCAGCCGGCCGACTTTGCCGCGATGCCCTACGTCAAGCCGGATGCCCCCAAGGGCGGCCGGATGATCGCCGGCGTGGTCGGCGCGTTCGACAGCCTCAACCCGCTGATCGTCAAAGGCATCGCCGTGCAGCAGATGCGCGGCTATGTGATCGAGAGCCTGCTGGCGCGCGGCCACGACGAGCCGTTCACCCTGTACGGACTGCTCGCGCGTTCGGTCGAGACCGACGACGTTCGCAGCTACGTCACATTCCGGATCGATCCGCGCGCCCGGTTTTCCGACGGCAAGCCGGTCACCGCCGAGGACGTGCTGTTCTCCTGGAAGCTCCTGCGCGACAAGGGCCGGCCGAACCTGCGCTTGTATTACCGCAAGGTCGCCAGCGCCGAAGCGCTCGATCCCCTCACCGTCCGGTTCGATTTCGGCGGCGCGCCTGACCGCGAGCTGCCACTAATCCTGGGCCTGATGCCGGTGCTGCCGCACCACGCGGTCGATCCCGATAGCTTCGAAGAAACCTCCCTCAAGCCGCCGCTCGGCTCCGGCCCGTACCGTGTCACCCACGTTCAGGCCGGTACCAGCGTGACCCTGACGCGCGATCCGAACTATTGGGGCCGTGATCTGCCGATCAACCGCGGCCTGTGGAATTTCGACGAAGTGCGGATCGATTACTTCCGGGAGTCCAATGCGCAGTTCGAAGCATTCAAACGCGGCCTCTACGACTTCCGCGTCGAGACCGATCCGCTACGCTGGAGCGAAGGTTACGACTTCCCCGCCGCCCGTCGCGGTGACGTTATCCGGGACGCAATCAAGCCGGGCACGCCGGAGCCGACCGACACGCTGGTGTTCAACACCCGCCGGCCGGTGTTTGCCGACGTCCGGGTGCGTGAGGCGCTGCTGAACCTGTTCGACTTCGAATGGATCAATCGCAACTACTTCTTCGGCCTCTACACCCGCACCGCAGGCTTCTTCGGCGGCTCGGAGCTGTCGGCCTATGGCCGCACGGCCGACGAAGGCGAGCGCAAACTGCTGCAGCCGTATCTGCCTCGGCTCCGCGCCGACATCCTCGACGGCAGTTTCCGGCTGCCGGAGAGTGACGGTTCAGGCCGCGACCGCGCCGGCCTGCGCCGGGCCCTCGATCTGCTGGAGCAGGCCGGCTACCAGCTCGACGGCACGGTCCTGCGCAAACGCGACACCCGCCAGCCCCTCACCTTCGAGCTGCTGGTGACGACGCGGGAGCAGGAGCGGATCGCGCTGGCGTTCGCCCGTGACCTCAAGCGCGCCGGCATCACCGTGTCGGTCCGCACCGTGGATGCCGTGCAGTTCGATCAGCGCCGCCTCGCCTATGACTTCGATATGATCCCGAACCGCTGGGACCAGTCGCTGTCGCCCGGCAACGAGCAGTCGTTCTACTGGGGCAGCGACGCCGCCGACACGCCGGGTACCCGCAACTACATGGGCGCCAAGGATCCGGCGATCGACGCGATGATTGCGGCGCTGCTACGCGCCCGCGGCCGCACCGATTTCGTCGACGCCGTGCGCGCGCTCGATCGCGTCCTGATCTCGGGGTTTTACGTGGTCCCTGTGTACAGCGTGCGTGAGCAATGGATCGCGCGCTGGAATCGTTTAGAACGTCCAAAGGCCACTGCCCTGACGGGTTATCTTCCCGAAACATGGTGGTATCGGCCGCCGCCGCAGCAACCGCCGCAGAGGTGA
- the hspQ gene encoding heat shock protein HspQ, which translates to MIKTRTAKFQIGQIVRHRIFSFRGVVFDIDPEFANTEEWWLAIPEEVRPSKDQPFYHLLAENAESEYVAYVSEQNLLPDDSGEPIRHSQVAEIFIKDKSGGYRPRNPSLN; encoded by the coding sequence ATGATCAAAACGCGAACCGCTAAATTTCAGATCGGTCAGATCGTCCGCCACCGGATCTTCTCGTTCCGCGGGGTGGTGTTCGACATCGATCCGGAGTTCGCCAACACCGAGGAATGGTGGCTGGCAATTCCCGAAGAGGTGCGGCCGAGCAAGGACCAGCCGTTCTACCACCTGCTGGCGGAGAACGCGGAGTCGGAATACGTCGCCTACGTGTCGGAGCAGAATCTGCTGCCCGACGATTCCGGCGAGCCGATCCGGCATTCCCAGGTCGCCGAGATCTTCATCAAGGACAAGTCCGGCGGCTACCGGCCGCGCAATCCGTCGCTGAACTAA
- a CDS encoding TerC family protein — MIELLSSPEAWAALLTLTALEIVLGIDNVIFLSVLVSRIPEPRATRARQIGLGLALLFRLLLLSVLVWLIGLTTPVFSIADRAFSWRDIILILGGLFLIAKATHEIHAEVEAKDGEAQPSTADRAFFWVIVQIVIVDLVFSIDSIITAIGMAQDIEIMVAAVLIAMAVMYVSSGPVARFVSEHPTTKMLALAFLVLIGVALVADGFAFHIPRGYIYFAILFSAAVEFFNVLAKRNRAKPR, encoded by the coding sequence ATGATCGAATTGTTGTCCAGTCCCGAAGCCTGGGCCGCGCTGCTCACCCTGACGGCGCTCGAAATTGTCCTCGGCATCGACAACGTCATCTTCCTGTCCGTGCTGGTGTCCCGAATCCCCGAGCCGCGGGCGACCCGCGCCCGCCAGATCGGCCTCGGTCTGGCGCTGTTGTTCCGGCTGTTGCTGCTCAGCGTGCTGGTGTGGCTGATCGGCCTGACCACGCCGGTGTTCAGCATTGCCGACAGGGCGTTCTCCTGGCGCGACATCATCCTGATCCTGGGCGGCCTGTTTCTGATCGCCAAGGCGACCCACGAGATTCACGCCGAGGTCGAAGCCAAGGACGGCGAGGCGCAGCCATCGACGGCGGACCGGGCGTTCTTCTGGGTGATCGTGCAGATCGTGATCGTCGACCTGGTGTTCTCGATCGACTCGATCATCACCGCGATCGGCATGGCCCAGGACATCGAGATCATGGTCGCGGCGGTGCTGATCGCGATGGCGGTGATGTACGTCTCGTCGGGTCCGGTGGCGCGATTCGTCTCCGAGCACCCGACCACCAAGATGCTGGCGCTGGCGTTCCTGGTGCTGATCGGCGTGGCGCTGGTGGCGGATGGTTTCGCGTTCCACATCCCGCGCGGCTACATCTACTTCGCCATCCTGTTTTCGGCCGCGGTGGAGTTCTTCAACGTCCTTGCCAAGCGTAACCGCGCCAAGCCGCGGTGA
- a CDS encoding invasion associated locus B family protein, which translates to MKSCNLVASAGPRGRAFALLAATAFAALTIAPAAQAQQPAPPKAAPKAAPKAAPAPAQQQAPAPEQQQVQLIYAPWTKFCLKGQDANAKQVCFTGKDGRIESGQPVIAAVIIEPEGEPKKILRVTLPLGMQLVHGTRIIVDSNAPQQSPYVICFANGCMSDYEATPDLISQLKKGQNLIVQAINSNGAPLTLPLPLGEFAKAYDGPPTDPKQFEETQKKLQEELQKRAEEQRKKLEAQAPAGANPAAK; encoded by the coding sequence ATGAAGTCTTGCAACTTGGTCGCGTCGGCCGGGCCGCGCGGGCGGGCCTTCGCCCTGCTGGCAGCGACCGCGTTCGCGGCGTTGACCATCGCCCCCGCCGCGCAGGCCCAGCAGCCGGCCCCTCCGAAGGCAGCCCCCAAGGCGGCGCCGAAAGCAGCCCCGGCGCCGGCGCAGCAGCAGGCCCCTGCGCCCGAGCAGCAGCAGGTTCAGTTGATCTATGCGCCCTGGACCAAGTTCTGCCTCAAGGGCCAGGACGCCAACGCCAAGCAGGTGTGCTTCACCGGTAAGGACGGCCGCATCGAATCCGGACAGCCGGTGATCGCCGCGGTGATCATCGAGCCGGAAGGCGAGCCGAAGAAGATCCTGCGCGTGACGCTGCCGCTCGGCATGCAGCTCGTGCACGGCACCCGCATCATCGTCGATAGCAACGCGCCACAGCAGAGCCCGTATGTGATCTGCTTCGCCAACGGCTGCATGTCGGACTACGAAGCGACGCCGGATCTGATCAGTCAGCTCAAGAAGGGTCAGAATCTGATCGTGCAGGCGATCAACTCCAACGGCGCGCCGCTGACGCTGCCGCTGCCGCTGGGCGAATTCGCCAAGGCCTATGACGGTCCGCCGACCGATCCGAAGCAGTTCGAAGAGACCCAGAAGAAGCTGCAGGAAGAGCTGCAGAAGCGCGCCGAAGAGCAGCGCAAGAAGCTGGAAGCTCAAGCTCCGGCCGGCGCCAACCCGGCTGCCAAGTAA
- a CDS encoding AMP-binding protein, translating to MSPPNTSPTLDGLFRRTLARQPDTIALIDPPDKQRITGQPPRRMTYAEADRAISALAAHFVTAGLPSNSVIAVHLPNTIEFPLTVLAAHRAGLVVALLPQLWRHADLTAALNRTGARAIVSTRWIDGVSHSDLAMNAAAEAFSIRHVCGFGDDLPEGMASLDAAMADTTALPPAPGPQEARRAAVISFDTTGDGVRAIPRSHLHLIAGGLVVFLESAIPQGAVMLSAQTPATFAGLASSMVTWLLSGGTLALHHPFDDAVLERQIVDLGCQALVAPAPLALRLGEAGLTAQAPSLRSVVGLWRAPEQVASSPNWIGTPANFTDIYLFGEAGLFGAQRAADGTPAAIMPGPHTAPRDHAGGSTAGEILITPKGTLGLRGPMVTLAAYAPLPPLNSSIPMAPPPDFVDTGYAARLDRATGAVCITAPPAGVMAVGGYRFLAQDLQEWAKRLGQGALLTALPDRLSGYRLAGRAQDNSRAREALAELGLNPLMVEAFRDAPKVDENRASTLTPH from the coding sequence GTGAGCCCGCCCAACACCTCGCCGACGCTCGACGGACTGTTTCGCCGCACCCTCGCCCGTCAGCCGGACACGATCGCGTTGATCGATCCGCCGGACAAGCAGCGCATCACCGGGCAGCCGCCGCGGCGCATGACCTACGCCGAGGCCGACCGCGCCATCTCGGCGCTGGCCGCGCATTTCGTCACCGCCGGACTGCCGAGCAATTCGGTGATCGCGGTGCACCTGCCGAACACCATCGAGTTTCCGCTCACGGTGCTTGCGGCGCATCGCGCCGGCCTCGTGGTCGCGCTGCTGCCGCAGCTCTGGCGCCATGCCGATCTCACCGCGGCGCTGAACCGCACCGGCGCGCGGGCAATCGTATCGACACGCTGGATCGACGGCGTCAGCCACTCTGATCTGGCCATGAACGCTGCGGCGGAAGCCTTTTCGATCCGTCACGTCTGCGGCTTCGGCGACGACCTGCCCGAAGGCATGGCCTCGCTCGACGCCGCGATGGCCGACACGACGGCATTGCCGCCGGCGCCGGGCCCGCAGGAAGCCCGCCGCGCCGCAGTGATCTCGTTCGACACCACCGGCGACGGCGTCCGCGCGATCCCGCGCAGCCATCTGCATCTGATCGCGGGCGGCCTGGTGGTCTTCCTCGAAAGCGCGATTCCGCAGGGTGCGGTGATGCTGTCGGCACAGACGCCGGCGACGTTCGCGGGGCTCGCCTCGTCGATGGTGACGTGGCTGCTCAGCGGCGGCACGCTGGCGCTGCATCATCCCTTCGATGACGCGGTACTGGAGCGACAGATCGTCGACCTCGGCTGTCAGGCCCTGGTCGCACCGGCCCCCCTTGCTCTCCGTCTCGGCGAAGCTGGACTCACAGCGCAGGCTCCGTCGCTGCGCAGCGTGGTCGGCCTGTGGCGCGCCCCCGAACAGGTCGCATCCAGTCCGAACTGGATCGGCACGCCGGCCAACTTCACCGACATCTATCTGTTCGGCGAAGCCGGATTGTTCGGCGCCCAGCGTGCAGCGGACGGTACGCCGGCGGCCATCATGCCGGGACCGCACACCGCGCCCCGTGATCATGCCGGCGGTTCGACGGCAGGCGAAATCCTGATTACGCCGAAAGGCACGCTCGGGCTGCGCGGCCCGATGGTGACGCTCGCCGCCTATGCGCCGTTGCCACCACTCAACAGCTCGATCCCGATGGCGCCGCCGCCGGACTTCGTCGACACCGGCTATGCGGCGCGGCTCGACCGAGCCACCGGTGCGGTGTGCATCACCGCTCCGCCTGCCGGGGTGATGGCGGTCGGCGGCTATCGCTTTCTCGCCCAGGACCTGCAGGAATGGGCAAAGCGGCTCGGCCAGGGCGCGCTGCTCACGGCGCTGCCGGACCGGCTCAGCGGCTACCGCCTTGCAGGACGCGCACAGGACAACTCCAGAGCTCGTGAAGCACTTGCAGAACTCGGCCTAAACCCTTTGATGGTCGAAGCCTTCCGCGACGCTCCGAAGGTCGATGAAAACCGCGCATCGACGTTGACGCCGCATTAA
- a CDS encoding IS481-like element ISRpa3 family transposase, translated as MPWREVSAVDQRREFVRLAMQEGANRRELCRRFGIHWTTGYKWLERCAAGGDVVDLSRRPHESPRQTSAACEAQVLAVRDAHPAWGARKIASSMKRSGHSAPAVSTIHEILRRHGRIKPAAGGPPATLRFEMPAPNMLWQMDFKGWVRLGNDVRCHPLTVVDDHSRYDLCLQACADQRGETVQDRLQTTFRHYGLPDTIFVDNGSPWSDSSGERWTWFSVWLLKLGISVIRSRPYHPQSRGKNERFHRTLDDEVFALRPLRDLAEAQRAFDSWREVYNFERPHESLGQLVPADRYQPSRRSLPDRLPAPEYDERDIVRSVPKTKAYVSFKGRLWKVPQAFAGERLAIRPLSTDGKYGVFFAAHQVATIDLTGGKGVGHVSEHVSTMSPG; from the coding sequence ATGCCCTGGCGTGAGGTGTCGGCAGTGGATCAGAGACGAGAGTTCGTCCGGCTTGCGATGCAGGAGGGAGCGAACCGGCGGGAGTTGTGCCGGCGGTTCGGCATTCATTGGACGACCGGCTACAAATGGTTGGAGCGATGCGCGGCCGGAGGTGATGTCGTCGACCTATCGCGGCGGCCGCACGAAAGCCCGCGGCAAACCTCGGCGGCGTGCGAGGCACAGGTGCTGGCGGTTCGCGATGCGCATCCGGCGTGGGGGGCGCGCAAGATCGCTAGCTCGATGAAGCGGTCCGGACACAGCGCTCCGGCGGTGTCGACGATCCACGAGATCCTGCGCCGGCACGGCCGGATCAAGCCTGCCGCCGGCGGTCCACCGGCGACGCTGCGGTTCGAGATGCCGGCGCCGAACATGCTTTGGCAGATGGACTTCAAAGGCTGGGTTCGGCTCGGCAACGACGTCCGCTGCCATCCGCTGACCGTGGTGGACGATCACTCACGCTACGATCTGTGCCTCCAGGCTTGCGCCGATCAGCGCGGCGAAACCGTGCAGGACAGGCTGCAAACGACGTTCCGGCACTACGGCTTGCCCGACACGATCTTCGTCGACAACGGCTCGCCGTGGTCGGATAGTTCCGGCGAGCGCTGGACGTGGTTTTCGGTGTGGCTGCTCAAGCTCGGCATCAGCGTGATCCGCAGCCGTCCCTATCACCCGCAGAGCCGCGGCAAGAACGAGCGTTTTCATCGCACGCTGGACGACGAGGTGTTTGCGCTGCGGCCCTTGCGCGACCTCGCCGAGGCGCAACGTGCCTTCGACTCCTGGCGCGAGGTGTACAACTTCGAGCGCCCTCACGAGTCGCTAGGCCAGCTGGTGCCTGCTGATCGCTACCAGCCGAGCCGGCGTTCTCTGCCGGACCGCCTGCCGGCTCCAGAATACGATGAGCGCGACATCGTCCGCTCCGTCCCGAAAACCAAGGCCTATGTCAGCTTCAAAGGTCGTTTGTGGAAGGTGCCGCAAGCCTTCGCCGGAGAGCGCTTGGCCATCAGGCCGCTCTCCACCGACGGCAAATACGGCGTGTTCTTCGCCGCCCACCAAGTCGCCACCATCGACTTGACGGGCGGAAAAGGTGTCGGTCATGTCTCCGAACACGTGTCGACTATGTCTCCGGGCTGA
- a CDS encoding UbiH/UbiF family hydroxylase: MTQSLIEPNSYDAIVVGGGPAGLTAAIALADIGAVTALIARQVPYGDNRTTALLGDSIDILDRLDVWRRCSSKAAALRSMRLVDDTGRLIRAPEVKFASDEIGMDAFGYNIENRALLVGLEERAAELSNLQRFDDEAESVVPGDDEVIVRMRGGRTVSAKLVVGADGRQSQCREAAGIKVSSRALHQSALTFNVKTTRSHDNISTEFHTKEGPCVFVPLPGRRMSIVWVAAPKEAQRLMALSDDELSAAAEKQSQSIYGKMTVEPGRNLFPLAIEKPAAYAQRRIALVGEAAHVVPPIGAQGLNMGLRDAGDLAEIVRDAMANGTDIGSDAVMTRYGRSRGPDIASRTAAINIANRTLLSDLLPAQMLRATGMHLISSVGPIRRFAMREGLSPFWRSI; encoded by the coding sequence ATGACCCAGAGCCTGATCGAGCCTAACAGCTACGACGCCATCGTTGTCGGCGGCGGCCCCGCCGGCCTCACCGCTGCCATTGCGCTTGCCGACATCGGCGCGGTCACCGCATTGATCGCGCGCCAAGTGCCCTACGGCGATAATCGCACCACGGCCCTCCTGGGCGATTCGATCGACATTCTCGACCGGCTCGATGTCTGGCGCCGCTGCTCGAGCAAGGCCGCCGCGCTGCGGTCGATGCGACTGGTGGATGACACCGGCAGGTTGATCCGGGCGCCAGAAGTGAAATTCGCGTCCGATGAAATCGGCATGGACGCGTTCGGCTACAATATCGAGAACCGTGCCCTGCTGGTCGGCCTCGAAGAACGCGCGGCCGAGCTGTCGAACCTGCAGCGTTTCGACGATGAAGCTGAATCAGTCGTGCCGGGCGACGACGAAGTGATCGTGCGGATGCGCGGCGGCCGAACGGTCTCGGCCAAGCTGGTGGTCGGCGCCGACGGCCGGCAGTCCCAATGCCGCGAGGCCGCCGGCATCAAGGTGAGCAGCCGCGCCCTGCACCAGTCGGCGCTGACCTTCAATGTCAAGACCACCCGCTCCCACGACAACATCTCGACCGAATTTCACACCAAGGAAGGCCCGTGCGTGTTCGTGCCGCTGCCGGGTCGGCGGATGAGCATCGTCTGGGTCGCGGCGCCGAAGGAAGCGCAGCGGCTGATGGCGCTATCCGACGACGAACTGTCTGCAGCGGCGGAAAAGCAGTCACAGTCGATCTACGGTAAGATGACCGTCGAGCCCGGCCGCAATCTGTTTCCGCTGGCGATCGAGAAGCCCGCCGCTTACGCACAGCGGCGCATCGCGTTGGTTGGTGAGGCCGCTCACGTCGTCCCCCCGATCGGCGCGCAGGGGTTGAATATGGGGCTCCGGGATGCGGGGGACCTCGCCGAGATCGTGCGCGACGCGATGGCGAATGGCACGGACATCGGCTCCGACGCTGTGATGACGCGCTATGGCCGTAGCCGCGGGCCCGACATCGCCAGCCGCACCGCCGCGATCAACATCGCCAACCGCACCCTGCTCAGCGATCTCTTGCCCGCGCAGATGCTGCGGGCGACGGGGATGCATCTGATCAGCTCGGTCGGCCCGATCCGCCGGTTCGCGATGCGCGAGGGGCTGTCGCCGTTCTGGCGCTCGATCTGA
- a CDS encoding quinone oxidoreductase family protein — MAKAVRVHQVGGPEVLVYEDVELPPPGEGEVRIRQHAVGLNFIDVYFRTGLYKAPSLPFVAGNEGAGEVVSVGPHVTNFHPGDRVAYYANLGGYATERNIEAAKLVKLPDHITYEQGAVLMLKGLTVWYLLHKTFKVEPGHRVLIHAAAGGIGLLACQWARALGAHVIGTVGSKAKADLALANGCDHVILYNEEDWVARVKQISRNELCDVVYDGVGKATFPGSLKCIKPRGLFVSFGNASGPVPPFPLTELNNHGSLFATRPKLNDYIGTRKELIEGADTLFSAVIEGKLHVPINHAYALKDAAKAHIDLEGRVTTGASILKP, encoded by the coding sequence ATGGCGAAGGCGGTGCGGGTGCATCAGGTGGGTGGACCGGAGGTTCTGGTCTACGAGGACGTCGAGCTGCCGCCGCCGGGCGAGGGCGAGGTCCGCATCCGCCAGCACGCCGTCGGGCTGAACTTCATCGACGTCTACTTCCGCACCGGCCTGTACAAGGCGCCGTCGCTGCCGTTCGTCGCCGGCAACGAGGGCGCGGGTGAGGTGGTGTCGGTCGGTCCGCATGTCACCAATTTCCATCCCGGTGACCGCGTCGCGTACTACGCGAATCTCGGCGGTTATGCCACCGAGCGCAATATCGAAGCCGCCAAGCTGGTGAAGCTGCCCGACCACATCACCTACGAGCAGGGCGCGGTGCTGATGCTCAAGGGCCTGACGGTGTGGTACCTGCTGCACAAGACCTTCAAGGTGGAGCCCGGCCACCGCGTGTTGATCCATGCTGCCGCCGGCGGCATCGGTCTGCTCGCCTGCCAATGGGCGCGGGCGCTCGGCGCGCATGTGATCGGCACCGTCGGCTCCAAGGCCAAGGCCGATCTGGCGCTGGCCAATGGCTGCGATCACGTCATCCTCTACAACGAAGAGGACTGGGTGGCGCGGGTGAAGCAGATCAGCCGCAATGAGCTGTGCGACGTGGTCTATGACGGCGTCGGCAAGGCGACGTTCCCCGGCTCGCTGAAGTGCATCAAGCCGCGCGGTCTGTTCGTGTCGTTCGGCAACGCCTCAGGCCCGGTGCCGCCGTTCCCGCTTACCGAGCTCAACAACCACGGCTCGCTGTTCGCGACCCGACCGAAGCTGAACGATTATATCGGCACGCGGAAGGAACTGATCGAGGGCGCCGACACGCTGTTCTCGGCCGTGATCGAAGGCAAGCTGCACGTTCCGATCAACCACGCCTATGCGCTCAAAGACGCCGCCAAGGCGCATATCGATCTGGAAGGGCGTGTGACGACCGGTGCTTCGATTCTGAAGCCGTAA